One Thermosipho atlanticus DSM 15807 DNA window includes the following coding sequences:
- a CDS encoding phospholipase D-like domain-containing protein — MKIVKIVFLLIATISIGSQVYFTENGILTDVVAEFIKNSKSFLYISSYSLNEEKIVEVIKQVYNSGIDIKILLETPSPLLGDSVKMDYEKSLHHAKFIVNETGVLFGSANFTKSGLETGFNDVIFFENYVEQFRKLFLSLWNKGEVVGCQPFLVVGYDNVEEKILDFISHARKRIYVVVYAFTNKQIFTLLKYKESRGLDVRIITDSWFINSNLNEIPNRNLKIIFKPMLHHKFMIIDNMVILGSANFTLNGLNKNFEMIYITDDFLEEYLKIFEYLWRFESGNNNFKD; from the coding sequence ATGAAAATAGTTAAGATTGTATTTTTACTCATTGCAACTATTTCAATAGGTTCTCAAGTTTATTTTACTGAAAATGGAATTTTAACAGATGTTGTAGCTGAATTTATAAAAAACTCAAAAAGTTTTTTATATATATCGTCGTATAGTTTAAATGAAGAAAAAATTGTAGAAGTAATAAAACAGGTTTACAATTCAGGAATTGATATAAAAATACTTTTGGAGACTCCGAGCCCGTTACTTGGAGATTCGGTAAAAATGGATTATGAGAAATCTTTACATCATGCAAAGTTTATCGTAAATGAAACAGGAGTGTTATTTGGGTCTGCCAATTTTACTAAAAGTGGGCTTGAGACGGGTTTTAACGATGTTATTTTTTTCGAAAACTATGTAGAACAATTCAGAAAATTATTCTTAAGTTTATGGAACAAAGGAGAAGTAGTAGGATGTCAACCATTTTTAGTTGTAGGTTATGATAATGTGGAAGAAAAGATATTGGATTTTATATCTCATGCAAGGAAAAGAATTTATGTGGTAGTTTATGCTTTTACGAATAAACAGATCTTTACACTATTAAAGTACAAAGAATCCAGAGGATTGGATGTAAGAATTATTACGGACTCTTGGTTTATAAATTCAAATTTAAACGAAATACCCAATAGAAATTTGAAGATAATATTTAAACCAATGTTACATCATAAATTTATGATTATCGATAATATGGTAATTTTGGGTTCTGCCAATTTTACGTTGAATGGATTAAATAAAAATTTTGAAATGATTTATATAACTGACGATTTTTTGGAAGAGTATTTAAAAATTTTTGAATATCTTTGGAGGTTTGAAAGTGGAAACAATAATTTTAAAGATTGA
- a CDS encoding L-threonylcarbamoyladenylate synthase, with protein METIILKIDPLGEIDIKIPVEIIKKGGLVAFPTETVYGLGASVFNAHAVSNIYKVKGRASDNPLIVHVSDFNSVSDIAILPEKFEKVVKKLTPGPITFVLKKKEGIPDVVTAGLNTVGVRIPAHPVARKLCELAGPIAAPSANLSGKPSPTNASAVIEDLNGKIDCIIDSGDTPFGLESTIIDLSGCTPVVLRPGPITIEELREIFGEIDIPDFVKNANHVENPKAPGMKYKHYAPEKPLYMFYRHEREKILKLVEKENGVIICPEEHRKLYPKERVIILGKLENPYSIAQNLFKVLRLFDKTGFQVGFIEAFEESGILFSVMNRLKKAAKLWR; from the coding sequence GTGGAAACAATAATTTTAAAGATTGATCCATTGGGAGAAATAGATATTAAAATTCCAGTAGAGATAATAAAAAAAGGGGGGCTTGTGGCATTTCCCACTGAAACTGTGTATGGACTGGGGGCTAGCGTTTTTAATGCACATGCTGTAAGTAATATATATAAGGTTAAGGGAAGGGCCTCAGATAATCCTCTAATTGTTCATGTAAGTGATTTTAATAGTGTAAGTGATATCGCAATATTACCTGAAAAGTTCGAAAAAGTTGTAAAGAAACTTACTCCAGGTCCAATTACATTTGTATTAAAGAAAAAAGAGGGTATACCAGATGTTGTAACTGCAGGTTTGAATACTGTTGGTGTCAGAATACCTGCACATCCAGTTGCTCGAAAATTATGTGAACTTGCTGGTCCTATTGCCGCTCCAAGCGCGAATCTTTCAGGAAAACCAAGTCCAACAAATGCGTCTGCTGTAATTGAGGACTTAAATGGAAAAATAGACTGTATAATTGATTCTGGTGATACACCTTTTGGGTTGGAATCGACAATAATAGATTTGTCGGGGTGTACACCTGTTGTTTTGAGACCTGGGCCAATAACAATAGAAGAATTAAGAGAAATATTTGGTGAAATAGATATTCCAGATTTTGTAAAAAATGCAAATCATGTAGAGAATCCCAAGGCTCCAGGAATGAAGTATAAGCATTATGCTCCAGAAAAACCATTATATATGTTTTATAGACATGAACGTGAGAAAATTTTAAAACTTGTGGAAAAAGAAAATGGTGTTATCATTTGTCCGGAAGAACATAGAAAACTGTATCCTAAAGAAAGGGTCATTATTCTTGGAAAACTTGAAAATCCATATTCAATAGCTCAAAATCTTTTTAAAGTATTGAGGTTGTTTGACAAAACGGGTTTTCAAGTTGGGTTTATCGAAGCATTTGAAGAAAGTGGTATACTATTTTCAGTGATGAATAGATTAAAAAAAGCTGCAAAGCTCTGGAGGTGA
- the hslV gene encoding ATP-dependent protease subunit HslV, producing MNNKWRSTTVVCVRKDDSVVMVSDGQVTYGNTIMKGNAKKVRKMGDGKVLAGFAGSVADAMALFDRFEAKYREWGGNLLKAAVELAKDWRTDRILRRLEALLLVADKEYTLIVSGTGEVIQPEDNIASIGSGSPYAIAAGRALLRYTDLSAKEIALEAIKIASEICIYTNDNFTIEEL from the coding sequence GTGAATAATAAATGGAGATCCACAACGGTTGTTTGTGTAAGAAAAGATGATTCAGTAGTAATGGTTTCTGATGGACAGGTTACGTATGGAAATACCATTATGAAAGGAAATGCAAAAAAGGTAAGAAAGATGGGAGATGGTAAAGTTTTAGCGGGCTTTGCTGGTTCTGTAGCAGATGCAATGGCGCTCTTTGATAGATTTGAAGCAAAATATAGAGAATGGGGTGGAAATCTATTAAAAGCAGCAGTTGAACTTGCTAAAGATTGGAGAACTGATAGAATTTTAAGAAGATTAGAAGCACTTTTGCTAGTAGCAGATAAAGAGTATACTTTAATTGTGTCCGGAACTGGGGAAGTTATTCAACCTGAAGACAATATTGCATCTATAGGTTCAGGATCTCCTTATGCAATTGCCGCAGGAAGGGCTCTTTTAAGATATACAGATTTAAGTGCAAAAGAAATTGCTCTGGAGGCAATAAAGATAGCAAGTGAAATTTGTATATATACAAATGATAACTTTACCATAGAGGAGTTGTGA
- a CDS encoding DUF503 domain-containing protein translates to MPISYMEFSIKLFGINSLKEKRSIVKRLISDIRNKFNVSVIENDLQDSKSYINLALSFVSINKSAAYRTMENLEEYIEQFYNVENVIKEVYD, encoded by the coding sequence ATGCCAATAAGTTATATGGAATTTTCAATTAAACTTTTTGGTATAAATTCATTAAAGGAAAAACGTTCAATAGTAAAAAGGTTAATTTCTGATATAAGAAATAAATTTAACGTTTCAGTTATTGAAAATGATCTCCAAGATTCCAAAAGTTATATTAACTTAGCTTTATCATTTGTAAGTATAAATAAAAGTGCTGCTTATAGAACAATGGAAAATTTAGAAGAATATATAGAACAGTTTTATAATGTAGAAAATGTAATAAAGGAGGTGTATGATTGA
- the yqeK gene encoding bis(5'-nucleosyl)-tetraphosphatase (symmetrical) YqeK gives MIDKELAEIKEMVKLLVTNERLTHVEGTAKFAKTLALIHNLDQNIAEFMAYAHDIFRDVIYEKLVKIARIYSIEISTHDQANPVLLHGKVAAEFIKRRFNINDDDILTGIAFHTSGFKNFGVYGKVLFLADSLEETRTYPNVEELRELAYKDIDIAYFEVLRNKIIYALSRDLLILPESVDSWNSIIVKRKGGVL, from the coding sequence TTGATAGATAAAGAACTAGCAGAAATCAAAGAAATGGTGAAATTGTTAGTTACAAATGAAAGATTAACACATGTTGAGGGAACTGCAAAATTTGCTAAGACGTTAGCGTTAATTCATAATTTAGATCAAAATATTGCAGAATTTATGGCGTATGCTCATGATATTTTTAGGGATGTAATTTATGAAAAGTTGGTTAAAATAGCTAGAATTTATTCTATAGAAATTTCGACACATGATCAAGCTAACCCTGTTTTATTACATGGAAAAGTTGCTGCAGAATTTATTAAAAGAAGGTTCAATATAAATGATGATGATATTTTGACAGGTATAGCGTTCCACACATCAGGTTTTAAAAACTTTGGAGTTTATGGGAAAGTTTTATTTTTAGCTGATTCTCTTGAAGAAACAAGGACTTATCCCAATGTAGAGGAACTTAGAGAACTAGCATATAAAGATATTGACATAGCATATTTTGAAGTATTAAGGAATAAAATAATTTACGCGCTTTCCAGAGATTTGTTAATATTACCTGAAAGTGTAGATAGTTGGAATAGTATAATAGTAAAAAGAAAAGGAGGAGTTTTATGA
- a CDS encoding tRNA (adenine-N1)-methyltransferase has protein sequence MIKEGDKVLLYGEDGSKIIIRVEANKKKGTHLGHVDMNDIIGKKYGEQIVLGRKRRVFYLLKPTFIDLIFSMKRRTQIIYPKDASYILFKLDIKPGDRVIDTGVGSGAMCGAFARIVGKEGKVYGYERREDFYNLAKKNLKEWGLENFVELKLKDIANGFDETNVDALMLDVPDPYNYIQQCWSALKGGGKMGIICPTTNQVQEVLERLYEMPFIEVEVWENLMRRYKPVPERLRPFDRMVAHTTYLVFATKVNSKIGGVFDE, from the coding sequence TTGATAAAAGAAGGCGATAAAGTTTTGTTATATGGAGAGGACGGCAGTAAGATAATAATTAGAGTGGAAGCTAATAAAAAAAAGGGGACACATCTTGGACATGTTGATATGAACGACATAATCGGAAAAAAATATGGAGAACAAATAGTTTTGGGTCGGAAAAGAAGAGTTTTTTATCTTCTAAAGCCGACGTTTATTGATCTGATTTTCAGTATGAAAAGAAGAACACAGATTATCTATCCAAAGGATGCATCCTATATTTTGTTTAAATTGGATATTAAACCAGGTGATAGAGTTATAGATACTGGCGTAGGTAGTGGAGCAATGTGTGGAGCATTTGCAAGAATCGTGGGTAAAGAAGGAAAGGTATATGGATATGAACGCAGGGAAGATTTTTACAATTTGGCAAAGAAAAATTTAAAAGAGTGGGGATTAGAAAATTTTGTTGAATTAAAATTGAAGGATATCGCTAATGGTTTTGATGAAACAAACGTAGATGCTTTGATGTTAGATGTCCCAGATCCGTATAATTATATTCAACAATGTTGGTCTGCTCTAAAAGGTGGCGGAAAAATGGGGATTATTTGTCCCACCACTAACCAAGTACAAGAAGTTTTAGAAAGATTATATGAAATGCCATTTATTGAAGTAGAAGTTTGGGAGAATTTGATGCGAAGGTATAAACCTGTACCTGAAAGATTAAGACCATTTGATAGAATGGTAGCACATACTACTTATTTAGTTTTTGCTACAAAAGTTAATAGTAAAATTGGAGGTGTTTTTGATGAATAA
- a CDS encoding S41 family peptidase, producing the protein MNKKRILTIISVLILALFGSIFLTAATDNQFQKDLTPLAETLYYILNYYYDIDNVNVDKVIDYGIDGLIKGLGDDFSYYYNKEMYEEQSIENEGEYGGLGIEVTYDSEYKAIKVISPMYGTPAWRAGIKAGDLIVQIDSTPVKNVSYLEAVSMMRGKPGTKVKLTILRGEEVLNFELVREVIKIIPVKYGFIESEVGRIGYVRLTRFNQPSATKLEEILTKVYDKGVVALIFDLRDNPGGFLDSAVEIGSMFLDAGKLIVTVEPRVGQIERYESKGNNFPKVPIVVLVNGGSASAAEIITGALKDNKRAVIIGQKTFGKGSVQSGFPLSNGGVAFITIAHYKTPNGNDIHKVGIEPDIWVTEEATKLVHEAEVVDYTKEFTEVDVNDPYIKRALQYIIEKK; encoded by the coding sequence ATGAATAAAAAGAGGATTTTGACGATAATTTCTGTGTTAATCTTGGCTTTATTTGGAAGTATATTTTTAACAGCGGCGACTGACAATCAGTTTCAAAAAGATCTCACTCCACTTGCTGAAACATTGTATTACATTTTAAATTATTATTATGATATCGACAATGTTAATGTTGACAAAGTGATAGATTATGGAATTGATGGTTTGATAAAGGGATTAGGTGATGATTTTAGTTATTATTATAACAAAGAAATGTATGAAGAGCAGTCGATCGAAAACGAAGGAGAATATGGAGGCTTAGGAATAGAAGTGACTTATGATTCTGAATATAAAGCTATAAAGGTTATTAGTCCAATGTATGGAACTCCAGCTTGGCGGGCTGGTATAAAGGCGGGCGATTTAATTGTTCAAATTGATAGTACTCCTGTTAAGAATGTTTCATACTTAGAAGCAGTAAGTATGATGAGAGGTAAACCAGGAACTAAAGTGAAATTAACCATTCTCAGAGGTGAGGAAGTTTTAAATTTTGAATTAGTAAGAGAAGTTATAAAGATTATTCCTGTAAAGTATGGTTTTATTGAGAGTGAAGTTGGACGTATTGGTTATGTAAGACTTACACGATTTAATCAACCATCTGCAACAAAACTTGAAGAAATCTTAACAAAGGTATATGACAAAGGTGTTGTTGCTTTAATTTTTGATTTAAGAGATAATCCAGGTGGCTTTTTAGATAGTGCAGTTGAAATAGGTAGTATGTTCCTCGACGCGGGTAAGTTGATTGTTACTGTTGAGCCTCGAGTGGGGCAAATCGAAAGATATGAAAGTAAAGGAAATAATTTCCCAAAAGTTCCAATTGTTGTGCTGGTAAATGGTGGTTCTGCTTCGGCAGCCGAAATTATAACAGGAGCGTTAAAGGATAATAAGCGTGCAGTGATAATAGGACAAAAAACCTTTGGTAAAGGGTCAGTACAAAGTGGTTTCCCATTAAGTAATGGTGGTGTAGCATTTATTACTATAGCTCATTACAAAACACCAAATGGTAATGACATTCATAAAGTGGGGATTGAGCCTGATATATGGGTAACGGAAGAAGCAACAAAACTAGTCCATGAAGCTGAAGTTGTGGATTATACCAAAGAATTTACAGAGGTTGATGTAAATGATCCGTACATAAAAAGAGCACTACAATATATAATCGAGAAGAAATGA
- a CDS encoding efflux RND transporter permease subunit produces the protein MENFLAKFVLKNAKWLILIFTILGIIFGTYSFINIRVNAELTELAPKGVPEFDNLIKFTKEKVVSNSLLVVVKVQKVKNIPEFARELKESFEQTPYISGAEPFDNPETMIKYGIFAVDESNLNNILGYYNAVINVEPRSVIDFRFWRNLGISVSVVSNYVNEFFARSGIRKYYLYSKDGELLLMNFSMAKPVTDVDFINEAIPKLKEISKRLSEKWNVELLFSGSAMNNYLGNQQVKKDFQTTTIISLIGISIILLVSYGSTSAMLFLFYSMLLSMGISLGIIILLFKEINIITSFVNAMLLGLGIDYGIHITAKIHENLRLYGKNRESIIEAIRENFVPSLVSAITTSLALLAIALSPSIPLKQMGISSAIGVIVFFLVMNLLIPAFYYKFISKITIPKKEYFSRFVEITRKFHPLTLAVWVVLIVASVFAYFAVKDFSYTPPGLVSQDSEAVIALNLATKEFGEFGIGQVVVGAKSFEELKAIKEYLENSRYFSNTFSILNFVENPERISEIETTFYKEIFNVVNEPILVVIFQKYKLYNSLIETLKMLRTTKTFEDVLTNIEKDIPLLFFNDLEGNKYFLIYAKENIDLWIDNNLKLIYGEVLKNYTVFGYPALFYKVMRYLVASVSKAVYFVFAAILLILMIDQRNIFKAFKISFLVILSILATIGLGYFGYNIDLTFLNLLIVPIFLGMGVDSMVHLSHSIRYGRESVIKTEKAVTVSIFTTIMAFGSFMMAQGKLLKEFGILVVIGLVISWFVSIFIYLNGEDKPKKN, from the coding sequence TTGGAAAATTTTCTAGCGAAATTTGTTTTAAAGAACGCAAAATGGTTGATACTAATTTTTACAATACTTGGGATAATATTTGGAACATATAGCTTTATTAATATCCGTGTAAATGCTGAACTAACAGAACTTGCTCCCAAAGGAGTACCGGAATTTGATAACTTGATAAAATTTACAAAAGAAAAAGTAGTTTCTAACAGTTTGCTTGTAGTTGTGAAAGTTCAAAAAGTAAAGAATATCCCGGAATTTGCAAGGGAGTTAAAGGAGAGTTTCGAACAAACTCCTTATATTTCTGGTGCAGAACCTTTTGACAATCCTGAAACAATGATAAAATATGGAATTTTTGCTGTTGATGAAAGTAATTTAAATAATATTCTTGGATACTATAATGCGGTAATTAATGTTGAACCTAGGTCAGTGATTGATTTTAGATTTTGGAGAAATTTGGGTATTTCTGTAAGTGTGGTTTCAAATTATGTTAATGAATTTTTTGCAAGAAGTGGTATTAGAAAATATTATCTTTATTCCAAAGATGGAGAGCTTCTTTTAATGAATTTCTCCATGGCTAAACCAGTTACTGATGTTGACTTTATAAACGAAGCAATTCCTAAACTAAAAGAAATTTCAAAACGACTTTCTGAAAAGTGGAATGTTGAACTCCTTTTCAGTGGTTCAGCGATGAATAACTACTTGGGAAATCAACAGGTAAAAAAAGATTTTCAAACAACAACGATAATATCTTTGATTGGAATTTCAATAATACTTCTAGTTTCATATGGCAGTACTTCTGCCATGTTGTTCCTTTTTTATTCGATGTTGTTGAGTATGGGAATAAGTTTAGGAATTATTATATTATTGTTTAAGGAGATAAATATTATAACCTCTTTTGTTAATGCGATGCTTTTGGGGTTAGGTATAGACTATGGTATACATATTACGGCTAAGATTCATGAAAATTTAAGATTGTATGGTAAAAACAGAGAGAGTATAATTGAAGCTATAAGAGAAAATTTTGTGCCTTCTTTAGTTTCAGCAATTACAACATCATTAGCATTACTGGCAATTGCGTTGAGCCCATCAATCCCATTGAAACAAATGGGAATTTCCTCAGCGATAGGTGTAATAGTTTTTTTCTTGGTTATGAATTTATTGATCCCAGCTTTTTATTATAAATTTATAAGTAAAATAACTATTCCTAAAAAAGAATATTTTTCAAGGTTTGTAGAAATAACTAGGAAATTTCATCCATTAACGCTTGCAGTATGGGTTGTGTTAATTGTTGCAAGTGTTTTTGCTTATTTTGCAGTAAAAGATTTCTCTTATACTCCTCCCGGTCTTGTATCTCAGGATTCTGAAGCAGTAATAGCTTTGAATTTGGCTACTAAAGAATTTGGTGAATTTGGTATCGGACAAGTAGTAGTTGGTGCTAAGAGTTTTGAAGAGTTGAAGGCTATAAAGGAATATCTTGAAAATTCAAGATATTTTTCTAACACCTTTTCAATTTTGAATTTTGTGGAGAATCCTGAAAGAATTTCGGAGATTGAAACAACATTTTATAAAGAGATTTTCAATGTTGTAAATGAACCAATTTTAGTAGTGATATTTCAAAAATACAAACTTTATAACAGTTTGATTGAAACACTAAAAATGTTGAGAACTACAAAAACTTTTGAAGATGTATTAACAAATATTGAGAAAGATATTCCTCTCTTGTTCTTTAATGATCTAGAGGGTAATAAATATTTCTTGATTTATGCAAAAGAAAATATTGATTTATGGATAGATAATAATTTGAAATTGATTTATGGAGAAGTATTAAAAAACTATACAGTATTTGGTTATCCAGCGTTATTTTATAAGGTAATGAGATATTTAGTTGCTTCTGTAAGTAAAGCAGTTTATTTTGTTTTTGCAGCAATTTTATTAATCTTGATGATTGATCAAAGAAATATTTTTAAAGCCTTTAAAATTTCTTTTTTAGTCATTTTGTCAATTCTCGCTACGATAGGTTTGGGATACTTCGGATATAATATTGATTTAACGTTTTTAAATCTTCTTATAGTCCCCATCTTTTTGGGAATGGGTGTGGATAGTATGGTCCACCTGTCACATAGTATAAGATACGGTAGAGAGAGTGTTATTAAAACTGAGAAGGCTGTTACTGTATCTATATTTACGACCATAATGGCATTTGGAAGTTTTATGATGGCCCAAGGAAAACTTTTAAAAGAGTTTGGCATACTTGTAGTAATTGGTTTGGTAATATCTTGGTTTGTGAGTATATTTATTTATTTAAATGGTGAAGATAAACCGAAAAAGAATTGA
- a CDS encoding lysylphosphatidylglycerol synthase transmembrane domain-containing protein, whose translation MNKKIYFGIIGSVVISGLVLFAYSATLSKNIILHILNSITLKELIIAIILTILSFVIDGIKHYLVFKTLGQKINLISSINSCFITAYFSAITPFSVGGQPFQILYLNKKGVKSSYATQVVFLRLFEMIFLMFLIDITYIFIFSKNVAGISKNLVNIGILLTFLSSFIILLSIIFPKMISKLILTLAKIPLVKKIVNLEKIEKWFLELDDVIKKIFREHPFLLIYDMIMMFFLLLFQSYVFYYAISIFTNINIKFVEFFATINIVNAVAFLVPTPGASGSFELVFTNTLKPFAMNAELIIKGVLFYRFLSYYLVLTFGTIILFLPMFKKIKKS comes from the coding sequence ATGAATAAAAAAATATATTTTGGAATAATTGGATCAGTGGTAATTTCAGGTCTAGTTCTTTTTGCATATAGTGCAACACTAAGCAAAAATATCATTTTACATATATTAAACTCAATTACTTTAAAAGAACTGATTATAGCCATTATATTAACTATTCTTTCTTTCGTAATTGATGGAATCAAACATTATTTGGTTTTTAAAACTTTAGGGCAAAAAATTAATTTAATCTCTTCAATCAATTCCTGCTTTATAACTGCCTATTTCTCGGCAATAACCCCCTTTTCAGTTGGCGGTCAACCATTTCAAATCTTATATCTTAACAAAAAAGGCGTAAAATCCTCTTACGCCACTCAAGTCGTTTTCCTTAGACTTTTCGAAATGATTTTTCTCATGTTTCTAATTGATATAACATATATTTTCATTTTTTCCAAAAATGTTGCTGGAATCTCAAAAAACCTCGTAAATATTGGAATACTTCTAACTTTTCTTTCTTCTTTTATTATACTTTTGAGTATAATCTTTCCAAAAATGATTTCTAAATTAATATTAACACTTGCAAAAATACCTTTAGTTAAAAAAATTGTCAATTTAGAAAAAATAGAAAAATGGTTTTTAGAATTAGACGACGTTATCAAAAAAATATTTAGAGAACACCCTTTCCTGTTAATTTACGACATGATTATGATGTTTTTTCTTCTTCTATTTCAAAGTTATGTCTTTTATTATGCAATCAGTATTTTTACAAATATAAATATTAAATTTGTTGAGTTTTTTGCTACCATTAACATTGTTAATGCTGTTGCTTTTTTAGTTCCTACTCCCGGTGCAAGCGGTAGTTTTGAATTAGTTTTTACAAACACTTTAAAGCCTTTTGCTATGAATGCAGAATTAATAATAAAAGGAGTACTCTTTTACAGATTTTTATCATACTACCTTGTGTTAACTTTCGGAACTATTATTTTATTCCTCCCAATGTTTAAGAAAATTAAAAAAAGTTAA
- a CDS encoding glycosyltransferase family 2 protein translates to MKNQPLISIVVPVLNEEKILENTLKNIRQQSYKNYELIVVDNGSTDNSVNIAKKFADKILFEEKKGSINAMTTGFKNAKGEIIVNCDADSLYPTNYLEKIVEAFNKSEKIVAVYGPLVFIENGKISNFFTLLGYTIADFLSKVFTNTYIVGAANFAIKKEIYDKVGGYNTNSNLASQDFRLAKKLSKHGKVKFIPSLIVLTSNRRFKENGTFRALLHSFKLWFDVAFNINKITYDNYYTHSYYQKKGANKEK, encoded by the coding sequence ATGAAAAATCAACCTTTAATTAGTATTGTCGTACCTGTACTAAACGAAGAAAAAATTCTTGAAAACACACTTAAGAATATTCGCCAACAATCATATAAAAATTACGAACTTATTGTTGTTGACAATGGAAGCACAGATAATTCCGTAAATATAGCAAAAAAATTTGCTGATAAAATTCTTTTTGAGGAAAAAAAAGGCTCAATCAATGCAATGACTACTGGTTTTAAAAATGCCAAAGGAGAAATTATAGTAAATTGTGACGCTGATAGTTTATACCCGACAAATTATTTAGAAAAAATAGTTGAAGCGTTTAATAAAAGTGAAAAAATTGTTGCAGTTTATGGTCCATTAGTTTTCATTGAGAATGGAAAAATATCAAATTTTTTCACTTTGCTTGGTTATACAATAGCAGATTTTCTTTCAAAAGTTTTTACAAATACATATATCGTTGGAGCAGCAAACTTTGCAATAAAAAAGGAAATATACGACAAGGTTGGAGGATACAATACGAACAGTAATTTAGCATCGCAAGATTTTAGATTAGCAAAAAAACTTTCCAAACATGGGAAAGTTAAATTTATTCCAAGCTTAATTGTTCTAACCTCAAACAGAAGATTTAAAGAAAATGGTACATTTAGAGCCTTACTTCACTCATTCAAATTATGGTTCGATGTTGCATTTAACATTAACAAAATAACCTATGACAATTATTATACTCATTCATATTATCAAAAAAAGGGAGCGAATAAAGAAAAATGA